In bacterium, one genomic interval encodes:
- a CDS encoding helix-turn-helix transcriptional regulator, with protein MEKELQELKELHQFYLYYDYKTGEIARELGVSTRTVQRWFSGKARPSEEKLKQIRKLLNKKRRNL; from the coding sequence ATGGAAAAAGAACTTCAAGAACTCAAAGAACTTCACCAATTCTACTTATACTATGATTATAAGACCGGCGAGATAGCCAGGGAACTTGGAGTTAGCACAAGGACAGTCCAGCGTTGGTTTAGCGGGAAGGCTAGACCCAGCGAAGAAAAATTGAAACAGATAAGGAAATTACTCAATAAGAAAAGACGTAATCTTTAG